A window of Triplophysa dalaica isolate WHDGS20190420 chromosome 7, ASM1584641v1, whole genome shotgun sequence contains these coding sequences:
- the nucb1 gene encoding nucleobindin-1: MTAAFVKGLLLLSLTLVVWTLPIDRPAEPPQEEKVEENADTGLYYDRYLREVIEVLETDPHFREKLQTANTDDIKNGRLSKELDLVGHHVRTRLDELKRQEVSRLRMLLKAKLDSTNTQSVQMDHASLLRQFEHLDPHNQNTFEAKDLELLIATATKDLENYDAERHEEFKRYEMLKEHERREYLKSLDQEKREKEEKRIEELKDKHRQHPKINAPGSVDQLREVWEETDGLDPQEFNPKTFFKLHDTNGDGVLDEQELEALFTKELEKVYDPKNEEDDMMEMEEERLRMREHVMKNVDLNHDRLVSLEEFLKSTDKKELNNSKEWETLDDTKPVYTEEELQRFEAELRDKEVELGRRAETLRQEQELLLERSKALEVQKKEYQQAVMEMSQKQKEQQDVNRQPPSGPNGELQFQQEIQKLASEDGPVVKVPVDQNGDVQNNLQAEPPQNLPQHTL; encoded by the exons ATGACAGCGGCGTTTGTTAAAGGGCTGCTGCTTCTGTCTCTCACTCTGGTGGTATGGACACTTCCGATAGATCGCCCCGCCGAGCCGCCTCAGGAGGAGAAGGTTGAGGAGAATGCT GATACCGGTCTGTACTATGATCGCTACTTGAGGGAGGTGATCGAAGTGCTGGAAACAGATCCCCACTTCCGAGAAAAACTCCAGACAGCCAACACCGATGACATTAAG AATGGACGTCTCAGTAAGGAGTTGGATTTGGTGGGCCACCACGTGCGGACTCGACTGGACGAGCTAAAGAGACAAGAAGTGTCACGCCTCAGAATGCTGTTGAAGGCTAAATTGGACAGCACGAATACACAGA GTGTTCAGATGGATCACGCCTCCCTGTTGAGGCAGTTTGAACATCTTGATCCTCACAATCAGAACACGTTTGAGGCCAAAGACTTGGAGCTGCTTATCGCCACC GCCACTAAAGATCTTGAGAATTATGATGCAGAGCGCCATGAGGAGTTTAAGCGATACGAGATGCTGAAAGAGCACGAGCGCAGGGAGTACCTGAAGAGTTTGGACCAGGAGAAGAGAGAAAAGGAGGAGAAAAGAATTGAGGAACTCAAAGATAAACACAGACAGCATCCCAAAATTAATGCTCCG GGTAGTGTGGATCAGTTACGCGAGGTGTGGGAAGAAACAGATGGTTTGGATCCGCAAGAGTTTAATCCCAAGACTTTCTTTAAACTGCACG ACACAAATGGTGATGGTGTGTTGGATGAGCAAGAGCTTGAAGCCCTCTTCACTAAAGAG CTTGAGAAGGTCTACGATCCAAAAAATGAAGAAGATGACATGATGGAGATGGAGGAGGAGAGACTAAGGATGCGGGAACAtgtcatgaaaaat GTGGATCTCAATCATGACAGGCTGGTCAGTCTGGAGGAGTTTCTCAAATCAACGGACAAGAAAGAATTGAACAACTCAAAGGAATGGGAG ACATTGGATGACACGAAGCCGGTATATACAGAAGAGGAGCTACAACGCTTCGAGGCAGAACTGCGGGATAAGGAGGTGGAGCTTGGCAGAAGGGCAGAGACATTAAGACAGGAACAGGAACTTCTTTTAGAGAGAAGCAAAGCTTTGGAGGTCCAGAAAAAAGAATATCAACAG GCAGTGATGGAGatgtcacaaaaacaaaaggagCAACAGGACGTCAATAGGCAACCTCCCTCAGGTCCCAATGGAGAACTCCAGTTTCAGCAAGAGATCCAGAAACTAGCAAGTGAAGATGGTCCAG TGGTTAAAGTCCCCGTTGATCAGAATGGAGATGTTCAGAATAATCTACAAGCTGAGCCACCACAGAATCTGCCTCAACACACCTTATAA